The following are encoded together in the Planctomycetota bacterium genome:
- the lptB gene encoding LPS export ABC transporter ATP-binding protein: MPLLEVRDLEKTYGHRRVVDQVSFDVSEGEIVGLLGRNGAGKTTSFRMTMGMITPEKGTVRFRGEEVTFLPMWRHAKLGMGYLSQEPSVFQRLSVEDNLYAILETITGLSRGERSERCDALLSQFGLQIKRKEQARTCSGGERRRLEIARALVTQPALILLDEPFAAVDPHTVEELQTEVRKLATTGIAILVTDHNVQQTLRICDRAYIIHEGKNLREGDPKSIINDPMVRDAYLAGTFRGNEFD, encoded by the coding sequence ATGCCGCTTCTTGAAGTTCGCGACCTGGAGAAAACCTATGGACACCGTCGCGTGGTGGATCAGGTCTCCTTCGATGTCTCGGAGGGCGAAATCGTCGGTCTGCTGGGCCGAAACGGGGCGGGCAAGACCACCAGCTTCCGCATGACCATGGGGATGATCACCCCCGAGAAGGGAACCGTCCGATTCCGCGGGGAAGAGGTGACCTTTCTGCCCATGTGGCGGCACGCGAAGCTGGGGATGGGCTACCTCAGCCAGGAGCCCAGCGTGTTTCAGCGGCTGAGCGTCGAGGACAACCTCTACGCAATCCTGGAGACGATCACCGGACTTTCACGGGGCGAGCGTTCCGAGCGCTGCGACGCGCTGCTCTCCCAGTTCGGATTGCAGATCAAACGGAAGGAGCAGGCCCGGACCTGCTCCGGGGGCGAGCGCCGCCGGCTCGAGATCGCCCGGGCCCTGGTGACCCAGCCGGCGCTCATCCTTCTGGACGAACCCTTCGCCGCGGTCGATCCCCACACCGTCGAGGAGCTCCAGACCGAGGTCCGCAAGCTCGCCACGACGGGCATCGCGATCCTGGTCACCGACCACAACGTCCAACAGACACTGCGCATCTGCGACCGGGCCTACATCATCCACGAAGGCAAGAACCTCCGCGAGGGCGATCCCAAGAGCATCATCAACGACCCGATGGTGCGTGACGCCTACCTCGCCGGCACGTTTCGCGGCAACGAATTCGACTGA
- a CDS encoding acyloxyacyl hydrolase → MPIPYAAAALSALTSSTPVAMDGSTSFVNSSLSDSTLLIPMVSAEVQTAMPPAKPQETAVAKFGAKNSWRWEVEGSWMNDFSSANQVQGAWYASWFLVENFSFDFGAEAAWFSQPGGNTWGAGPAVMFRWHFLARDTWSIYADGGCGLMFSGADVPSNGSTVNFTPRLGVGASFEVAANARILTGIRWAHISNANFSSNNDGRNSIQLYAGLTLPF, encoded by the coding sequence GTGCCCATTCCATACGCCGCGGCCGCTCTCTCCGCCCTGACCTCGTCGACTCCGGTGGCGATGGATGGCTCCACGTCCTTCGTGAACTCATCCCTGAGCGATTCCACGCTGCTGATTCCCATGGTCTCGGCGGAAGTGCAGACCGCCATGCCGCCCGCCAAGCCGCAGGAGACGGCCGTCGCGAAGTTCGGCGCCAAGAATTCCTGGCGCTGGGAAGTGGAGGGGAGCTGGATGAACGACTTCAGCAGCGCCAACCAGGTGCAGGGGGCGTGGTACGCGAGCTGGTTCCTGGTGGAAAATTTCAGCTTTGATTTCGGCGCCGAGGCGGCGTGGTTCTCGCAGCCCGGCGGCAACACCTGGGGAGCGGGACCCGCCGTCATGTTCCGCTGGCACTTCCTGGCTCGCGACACATGGAGCATCTATGCCGACGGCGGATGCGGCCTGATGTTTTCCGGTGCCGACGTGCCCTCCAACGGCTCGACGGTGAATTTCACGCCGCGGCTCGGCGTGGGCGCCTCCTTTGAGGTGGCGGCGAACGCCCGGATTCTGACCGGAATTCGCTGGGCGCACATCTCCAACGCGAATTTCAGTTCCAACAACGACGGGCGCAACAGCATTCAGTTGTATGCAGGATTGACGCTGCCTTTCTGA
- the nuoF gene encoding NADH-quinone oxidoreductase subunit NuoF, producing MTPLKEPILTKRIPTAPWADPKTRKTISWEQSIATGGYKALEKSLDMEPQAVVGVVKDAVIRGRGGAGFPAGLKWSFLAPIDGGRRYLAVNCDEAEPGTFKDRLLVDFDPHLVLEGIAIACWACQLDTAYFFIRGEYHHQARVMERAIQEAYAGGIFGKQGLMRGKQKFAVDCYVHRGAGAYICGEETGLLEAIEGKRGWPRIKPPFPAVKGLFGRPTIVNNVETLAAAVPVLEHGVAWWKGIGVESKHAGSMPSYGSKLMGVSGHVNRPGCYEMPLGVTLRELVEKNCGGMRGGKKFKGAIPGGVSMGVLGTDQFDAPLDFDIGRDFDVLGLGTACPTVFDEDTDMVAVARNIARFFKNESCGQCTPCREGSGWMLKSLERIERGDATSGDLDLLLEVAGSMGLTPGTTICGLADGNNWAVRTIVNKFRPEFEARVKPRYVPVYVTAGGR from the coding sequence ATGACGCCACTCAAAGAACCCATCCTGACCAAGCGCATTCCCACGGCACCCTGGGCGGACCCCAAGACCCGCAAGACGATCTCCTGGGAGCAATCCATCGCCACCGGCGGCTACAAGGCGCTGGAGAAGTCGCTGGACATGGAGCCGCAGGCGGTCGTTGGCGTGGTCAAGGACGCGGTCATCCGCGGGCGCGGCGGCGCCGGTTTTCCGGCGGGCCTGAAGTGGAGTTTCCTGGCGCCGATCGACGGCGGGCGGCGCTACCTGGCGGTGAACTGCGACGAAGCGGAGCCCGGCACCTTCAAGGATCGATTGCTGGTGGACTTTGATCCGCACCTGGTCCTTGAAGGAATTGCCATCGCCTGCTGGGCCTGCCAGCTGGACACGGCCTATTTCTTCATTCGCGGCGAGTACCACCACCAGGCGCGGGTGATGGAGCGCGCGATCCAGGAGGCCTACGCCGGGGGAATCTTCGGCAAGCAGGGACTGATGCGCGGCAAGCAGAAATTCGCCGTGGACTGCTACGTGCATCGCGGCGCCGGCGCCTACATCTGCGGCGAGGAGACCGGGCTGCTGGAGGCGATCGAGGGCAAGCGCGGCTGGCCGCGCATCAAGCCGCCGTTCCCCGCCGTCAAGGGACTCTTCGGCCGGCCCACCATCGTGAACAATGTCGAAACGCTCGCCGCCGCGGTTCCAGTGCTTGAGCATGGCGTCGCGTGGTGGAAGGGGATCGGCGTCGAAAGCAAGCATGCGGGCTCCATGCCCAGCTATGGATCCAAGTTGATGGGCGTCAGCGGACATGTGAATCGACCGGGCTGCTATGAAATGCCGCTGGGCGTCACCCTGCGCGAACTTGTGGAAAAAAATTGCGGCGGCATGCGCGGCGGCAAGAAATTCAAGGGGGCGATTCCCGGCGGCGTCAGCATGGGCGTGCTGGGAACGGACCAGTTCGACGCGCCACTGGACTTCGACATTGGCCGCGATTTCGACGTGCTCGGGCTGGGCACGGCCTGTCCGACCGTCTTCGACGAGGACACCGACATGGTCGCGGTGGCCCGCAACATCGCCCGCTTCTTCAAGAACGAGTCGTGCGGCCAGTGCACGCCCTGCCGCGAGGGCAGCGGCTGGATGCTCAAGAGCCTGGAGCGCATCGAGCGTGGCGACGCCACCAGCGGCGACCTGGACCTGCTGCTCGAGGTCGCCGGAAGCATGGGGCTCACGCCGGGCACCACCATCTGCGGGCTGGCCGACGGCAACAACTGGGCGGTGCGCACGATCGTGAACAAGTTCCGCCCGGAGTTCGAGGCCCGCGTCAAGCCGCGCTACGTGCCCGTCTACGTCACCGCGGGCGGGCGTTGA
- a CDS encoding NAD(P)H-dependent oxidoreductase subunit E, translated as MAWIAKPSSTAKIERRAAPYLTAEMKAEWEKNLLPRYATKHGALMPILHEVQHAHRHVPYQAMIEIAQFLGLKPADVLDTVSFYEEFHTEPVGECVIGICQSIACEMCGHKAILDHVRKRLSLEPHETSDDGKFTLLALECLGSCDTAPAALFNDKLHENLTIDGVDRLIDEAKKSAPRSGHA; from the coding sequence ATGGCCTGGATCGCCAAACCTTCCTCCACCGCGAAAATCGAGCGACGCGCCGCGCCCTATCTCACCGCCGAGATGAAGGCGGAGTGGGAGAAGAACCTGCTGCCGCGCTACGCCACCAAGCACGGCGCCTTGATGCCCATCCTGCACGAGGTGCAGCACGCCCACCGCCACGTGCCCTACCAGGCCATGATCGAGATCGCGCAGTTCCTCGGACTCAAGCCGGCCGACGTGCTGGACACGGTGAGTTTCTACGAGGAGTTCCACACCGAGCCCGTCGGCGAATGCGTGATCGGGATCTGCCAGAGCATCGCCTGCGAGATGTGCGGACACAAGGCGATCCTGGACCATGTGCGCAAGCGCCTCAGCCTGGAGCCGCACGAGACCAGCGACGACGGCAAATTCACGCTGCTCGCCCTGGAGTGCCTCGGCAGCTGCGACACGGCGCCGGCCGCGCTCTTCAACGACAAGCTCCATGAGAATCTCACCATCGATGGCGTCGACCGCCTGATCGACGAAGCCAAAAAGTCTGCGCCGCGGAGCGGACACGCATGA
- a CDS encoding hemolysin family protein, whose amino-acid sequence MTLLFLAWIADIAVTMFLSAINLAIVQVSDTALLRRLERGGRSATDHWIFKRKTQIDHAVAFLRAMGRVGIFALLLIQIVDVGENGHLAWQGLGVAFLASATCIWLFTSVISAAFARYAPVTLIVASMPLLRLIDLLLRPLVTVAEIVDEGVRRLVGATTPHNESGAELLESIEDTKRQGGIDSASAAIMENVVELSETLVASIMTPRTAIEGMEYTDDLKSIREVIHEEGHSRIPIYEGSLDHVVGVLYVKDLVRWLGAAAPDFSLRPLLRQPIRVPETKRVRDLLKEFQRGKVHMALVVDEYGGTAGLVTIEDVLEEIVGEIRDEHEAHDEEDPAIRELAVGRIEADGRCSIADVNAKVELSIPEDEGYDTIAGFVLSVLGRVPESGVSFESHGARFRVLESTPTLVSKVAIEPLAKSQRR is encoded by the coding sequence ATGACCCTGCTCTTCCTGGCCTGGATCGCGGACATCGCGGTCACCATGTTCCTGTCGGCGATCAACCTGGCGATTGTGCAGGTGAGTGACACCGCTTTGCTGCGCCGCCTGGAACGCGGTGGCCGCAGCGCCACGGACCACTGGATCTTCAAGCGCAAGACGCAGATCGACCATGCGGTGGCCTTTCTGCGGGCCATGGGGCGTGTCGGCATCTTTGCGTTGTTGCTGATCCAGATCGTCGACGTGGGCGAGAACGGGCACCTGGCCTGGCAGGGGCTGGGCGTCGCGTTCCTGGCTTCGGCCACCTGCATCTGGCTCTTCACCAGCGTCATCAGCGCGGCCTTCGCGCGCTACGCGCCGGTCACGCTGATCGTGGCCTCCATGCCGCTGCTGCGGCTGATCGACCTGTTGCTGCGCCCGCTGGTGACCGTCGCGGAAATCGTCGACGAGGGCGTCCGCCGGCTCGTCGGGGCCACCACGCCGCACAATGAGTCTGGGGCGGAGCTGCTGGAAAGCATCGAGGACACCAAGCGGCAGGGGGGCATCGACTCCGCCAGCGCCGCGATCATGGAGAACGTGGTGGAGCTCAGCGAGACACTGGTCGCGAGCATCATGACGCCACGCACCGCGATCGAGGGCATGGAATACACCGACGACCTCAAGAGCATCCGCGAGGTGATCCACGAGGAGGGGCACAGCCGCATCCCCATCTACGAGGGCAGCCTGGACCATGTGGTCGGCGTGCTGTACGTGAAGGACCTGGTGCGCTGGCTCGGCGCCGCGGCTCCTGATTTCAGTCTGCGGCCGCTGTTGCGCCAGCCCATCCGAGTGCCGGAGACCAAGCGGGTGCGCGACCTGCTCAAGGAGTTCCAGCGCGGCAAGGTGCACATGGCGCTGGTGGTGGATGAGTACGGCGGCACCGCGGGGCTGGTGACGATCGAGGACGTGCTCGAAGAGATCGTCGGGGAGATCCGCGACGAGCATGAGGCGCACGACGAGGAGGATCCGGCGATCCGCGAGCTGGCCGTGGGGCGGATCGAGGCCGATGGGCGCTGCTCGATCGCGGACGTGAACGCCAAGGTCGAGCTGAGCATTCCGGAGGACGAGGGCTACGACACCATCGCCGGCTTCGTGCTGAGCGTGCTCGGCCGGGTCCCCGAGAGCGGCGTCTCGTTCGAGAGCCACGGCGCGCGCTTCCGCGTGCTGGAATCGACGCCGACGCTGGTCTCCAAGGTGGCCATCGAGCCGCTGGCCAAGTCCCAGCGCCGCTGA
- a CDS encoding NADH-quinone oxidoreductase subunit D codes for MPYTLSPDETFGLDVENTDYLKDHVQSPDRWILNFGPAHPATHTTLRVVLELDGERVARVTPHIGYLHSGFEKLGEHHDWNQYVCTVSRMDYSSPIVNDIAWHNAVEKLLGIDVNPRCKVIRTIMGELGRIQSHLLCAGAAALDLGAFTGFLYGFNEREFIYDIVEYVSGQRYHPDWTRVGGAWRDLPDDEVFKRMVKQFIRERMSKALADLESLLNRNRIFRDRLEGVGTISAEDAIAWSLTGPVARASGVRRDVRKNEPYLCFENNWDGEGAEAVKFSTAIATAGDCFARYLIRMEEMKQSIAIIEQLIDRIPPGSINVGADSKTMIPEKGDVYGSIEGTIQLFELVMHNRGWDVPLGESYSCVESPNGELGFFVVGGGGKYPWRARCRPPCFINYQSFPKLLEGHQLADVVAVIGSLNIIAAELDR; via the coding sequence ATGCCGTACACGCTTTCGCCCGATGAGACCTTCGGCCTCGACGTCGAGAACACCGACTACCTCAAGGACCATGTGCAGTCCCCCGACCGGTGGATCCTGAATTTCGGGCCGGCCCATCCCGCGACGCACACCACGCTCCGGGTGGTCCTTGAGTTGGACGGCGAGCGCGTGGCCAGGGTGACCCCGCACATCGGCTACCTGCACTCCGGCTTCGAGAAGCTGGGGGAGCACCACGACTGGAACCAGTACGTCTGCACGGTGAGCCGCATGGATTACTCCAGTCCGATCGTGAACGACATCGCCTGGCACAATGCGGTCGAGAAGTTGCTCGGCATCGACGTCAATCCGCGCTGCAAGGTGATCCGGACGATCATGGGGGAGCTGGGCCGGATCCAGAGCCACCTGCTGTGCGCCGGAGCCGCGGCCCTGGATCTTGGGGCGTTCACGGGCTTCCTGTATGGCTTCAACGAGCGCGAATTCATCTATGACATCGTGGAATACGTGAGCGGCCAGCGCTACCACCCGGACTGGACGCGGGTGGGCGGGGCGTGGCGCGACCTGCCCGACGACGAGGTCTTCAAGCGCATGGTGAAGCAGTTCATCCGCGAGCGCATGTCCAAGGCCCTGGCCGATCTGGAGTCGCTGCTGAATCGCAACCGGATTTTCCGCGACCGCCTCGAGGGCGTGGGGACGATCTCGGCGGAGGACGCGATCGCCTGGAGCCTGACCGGACCGGTGGCGCGGGCCAGCGGTGTGCGCCGCGACGTGCGCAAGAACGAACCCTATCTCTGCTTTGAGAACAATTGGGACGGCGAGGGCGCCGAGGCGGTCAAGTTCAGCACCGCTATCGCGACGGCCGGCGATTGCTTCGCCCGCTACCTGATTCGCATGGAGGAGATGAAGCAGAGCATCGCCATCATCGAGCAGTTGATCGACCGCATTCCGCCGGGCTCGATCAATGTGGGAGCCGACTCCAAGACCATGATCCCCGAGAAGGGGGATGTGTACGGAAGCATCGAGGGCACCATCCAACTTTTCGAGCTGGTCATGCACAACCGCGGCTGGGACGTGCCGCTGGGCGAGAGCTATTCCTGCGTCGAGAGCCCCAACGGCGAGCTGGGCTTCTTCGTCGTGGGCGGCGGCGGCAAGTACCCCTGGCGAGCCCGATGCCGGCCGCCCTGCTTCATCAATTACCAGAGCTTTCCGAAACTGCTGGAAGGTCACCAGCTTGCCGACGTCGTCGCGGTGATCGGAAGCCTCAACATCATCGCCGCGGAACTGGACCGCTAG
- a CDS encoding PEGA domain-containing protein gives MSMRVLACLLAMGLIGGCVRRTIDITSEPEGALVWVNDREVGRTPCSIEFTHYGRYDVRLRHDGYEPISGFGDADAPVWDFVGADLIAEIIPGQFTSRVKWNFTMIPTDSDEGAVMDRAKQLRARIVPSAENEKAEAEVVQMQNKPAPEPSKSALPVPSSVLPAGQKP, from the coding sequence GTGTCCATGCGAGTGCTGGCCTGCCTCCTGGCGATGGGATTGATCGGCGGTTGCGTCCGTCGCACCATCGACATCACCAGCGAGCCGGAGGGCGCGCTGGTCTGGGTGAACGACCGCGAGGTGGGGCGCACACCCTGCTCCATCGAATTCACCCACTACGGGCGGTACGACGTGCGCCTTCGCCATGATGGATATGAGCCGATTTCAGGCTTCGGCGACGCCGACGCGCCGGTGTGGGATTTCGTCGGCGCCGATCTCATCGCCGAGATTATTCCGGGCCAGTTCACCAGCCGCGTGAAGTGGAATTTCACCATGATTCCCACCGACAGCGACGAGGGCGCGGTGATGGACCGGGCGAAGCAGTTGCGGGCGAGAATCGTTCCGTCCGCCGAGAATGAGAAGGCCGAGGCCGAGGTAGTGCAGATGCAGAACAAGCCGGCGCCCGAACCCTCGAAATCGGCCCTTCCGGTCCCAAGTTCGGTGCTGCCCGCCGGCCAGAAGCCTTGA
- the galE gene encoding UDP-glucose 4-epimerase GalE: MKITVTGAAGYIGSHACLSLLDAGHDVHGLDNFSRSFPRTVAALERVGRDHFHFTQVELCDPRAAEAALQSRPPEIVLHFAALAVVPESVASPQLYWRNNVEGTASLLTAMEGVHADKLIFSSSCATYGEPAAALMPIAETCPQHPTHPYGRSKLACEQLVDHWVRCGSPDRGAVILRYFNVAGGDRLGRLGEDHEPETHLFPNCLRAAAGRLAELVVHGGDFPTPDGTCVRDYVHVEDLVDAHLEAIKVMPSRSATTLNVGTGHGASVLEVLKACEAAAGRPIPFRLDARRAGDPPTLVCDPRKILSTTSWRPTRSSLDSIARSAWMWIQSRG, translated from the coding sequence GTGAAGATAACCGTCACCGGAGCCGCTGGTTACATCGGCTCCCATGCGTGCCTGAGCCTGCTCGATGCGGGCCACGATGTCCATGGTCTGGACAATTTCTCGCGAAGTTTCCCGCGCACGGTCGCCGCGCTGGAGCGTGTCGGCCGCGATCATTTCCATTTCACGCAGGTTGAACTTTGCGATCCTCGCGCCGCGGAGGCGGCCTTGCAATCGCGGCCCCCCGAAATCGTGCTGCACTTCGCGGCTTTGGCGGTGGTGCCTGAAAGCGTGGCCTCCCCCCAGTTGTACTGGCGGAACAACGTCGAGGGCACCGCTTCCCTGCTCACCGCCATGGAGGGGGTCCATGCGGACAAACTCATCTTTTCCAGCAGTTGCGCCACCTACGGCGAGCCGGCGGCGGCGCTGATGCCGATCGCCGAAACCTGTCCGCAACATCCGACTCATCCCTATGGCCGGAGCAAGCTCGCCTGCGAGCAGTTGGTGGACCATTGGGTTCGATGCGGCTCGCCCGATCGCGGCGCCGTGATCCTTCGCTACTTCAATGTCGCCGGCGGTGACCGGCTCGGGCGGCTCGGCGAGGATCACGAGCCCGAGACGCACCTCTTCCCCAACTGTCTGCGCGCCGCGGCGGGGCGCCTCGCGGAGCTGGTGGTTCACGGAGGCGACTTCCCCACGCCCGACGGCACCTGCGTGCGCGACTATGTGCACGTGGAAGATCTGGTCGACGCGCACCTCGAGGCGATCAAGGTCATGCCCAGTCGATCCGCGACGACGCTGAACGTCGGCACGGGACATGGGGCGAGCGTGCTCGAGGTCCTCAAGGCGTGCGAAGCCGCGGCGGGACGACCGATTCCATTTCGACTGGACGCGCGCCGCGCCGGCGATCCCCCGACGCTGGTCTGCGATCCGCGGAAAATCCTGAGCACGACTTCGTGGCGACCAACCCGATCGTCGCTCGATTCGATCGCGCGAAGCGCCTGGATGTGGATTCAATCCCGCGGCTGA
- a CDS encoding lysophospholipid acyltransferase family protein, which translates to MAAASKRLAHLSQYALARTVASLFHLFDAEQNMRTAACFAALFSRLGARRLVRANVNIQRAFPGMPEEEVQSLSERSVASMFQLFMVECMLTPQRLNARNWSDSVTLGTVGPHMDFLLSNKPAIFVTGHCGNWELLGFALAVLDFHLTALARPLDNPYLDEWLLGMRQRRGLGVLSKWNATEELQSIILQGGRIGFIADQNAGDDGLFVPFFGQMASSYKSIGLLAMRYRIPIFVGTAVRETNRLKYRLEIIDRINPEEWDAVEDPLFYITARFNRGIENAIRLAPEQYLWVHRRWKSRPPWERDGKPMPERVKHKLRSLPWLSPQELERLLQATPPVEARVS; encoded by the coding sequence ATGGCCGCCGCCAGCAAGCGGCTCGCGCATCTTTCCCAGTACGCGCTCGCCCGGACGGTCGCCTCGCTTTTCCACCTCTTCGACGCGGAGCAGAACATGCGCACCGCCGCGTGTTTCGCGGCGCTCTTCTCGCGGCTGGGGGCGCGCCGGCTGGTGCGTGCGAACGTCAACATCCAACGCGCCTTTCCCGGCATGCCCGAAGAGGAGGTCCAGAGTCTCAGCGAGCGCAGCGTGGCCAGCATGTTCCAGCTCTTCATGGTGGAGTGCATGCTCACGCCGCAGCGGCTCAACGCCCGCAACTGGTCCGACAGCGTCACGCTGGGCACGGTCGGCCCGCACATGGATTTCCTGCTCTCCAACAAGCCCGCCATCTTCGTGACGGGACACTGCGGCAACTGGGAGCTGCTGGGATTTGCGCTGGCGGTCCTCGACTTCCATCTCACCGCACTGGCGCGGCCGCTGGACAATCCCTACCTCGATGAGTGGCTGCTGGGCATGCGCCAGCGGCGCGGCCTGGGCGTGCTCTCCAAGTGGAATGCCACGGAGGAACTCCAGAGCATCATCCTCCAGGGGGGGCGGATCGGCTTCATCGCCGACCAGAACGCGGGCGACGACGGCCTCTTCGTCCCCTTCTTCGGCCAGATGGCCAGCAGCTACAAGAGCATCGGCCTGCTGGCGATGCGCTACCGCATCCCGATCTTCGTCGGCACCGCCGTCCGCGAGACCAACCGGCTCAAGTACCGGCTTGAGATCATCGACCGGATCAATCCGGAAGAGTGGGATGCCGTCGAGGATCCGCTCTTCTACATCACGGCACGGTTCAATCGCGGCATCGAGAATGCCATTCGACTGGCTCCCGAGCAGTACCTGTGGGTGCATCGACGTTGGAAAAGCCGGCCACCGTGGGAGCGCGACGGCAAGCCGATGCCCGAGCGGGTCAAGCACAAGCTCCGCTCGCTTCCCTGGCTCTCGCCGCAGGAATTGGAGCGGCTGCTGCAGGCGACGCCGCCGGTCGAGGCCCGCGTCTCCTGA
- the ybeY gene encoding rRNA maturation RNase YbeY produces the protein MSSDSAGSLHDGPGVLVLHGGLVPPADADWIAAQLLALQKAGAPRPRRYTVQCVDDRAMSELHRRHMNDPSTTDVLTFVDGDQADAAVCVDEARRRAPELGHELRHELLLYALHGLLHAGGMDDRTPAEFAAMHGEENRLLRAVGLGALFGEVHP, from the coding sequence ATGAGCAGCGATTCCGCCGGTTCACTCCACGATGGCCCGGGCGTCCTCGTGCTGCACGGCGGCCTGGTGCCCCCGGCGGACGCCGACTGGATCGCGGCGCAGCTGCTCGCCCTGCAGAAGGCCGGCGCACCGCGACCGCGCCGCTACACGGTGCAATGCGTCGATGACCGGGCCATGTCGGAGTTGCATCGGCGCCACATGAACGATCCCTCCACCACGGACGTGCTGACCTTCGTCGACGGGGATCAGGCGGACGCCGCGGTCTGCGTGGATGAGGCGCGGCGCCGCGCGCCGGAGCTGGGCCACGAGCTGCGCCACGAGCTGCTGCTCTACGCCCTGCACGGCCTGCTGCACGCGGGGGGGATGGATGACCGGACGCCCGCCGAATTCGCGGCGATGCACGGTGAGGAAAACCGGCTGCTTCGCGCCGTCGGCCTCGGCGCGCTCTTCGGCGAGGTCCATCCATGA